The genome window AGGATAAAATATAGCTACCAAACTTCTCAAGCTGGAGTTCGCGAGCGATCCCGCGCATGCCAAATGTCGGGCGTCCAGATGCTAATACGACTTTAACCCCTTGAGCTTGTGCGGTCATCAAGGCGTTTATTGTACGTAGAGAAATGGTTTGGTCACTTTGAAGCAATGTATCATCTAAATCGAGTACGATCATTTTATATTGGGTCATCATCAACATCCTCTCTTCGTTGCGTAACCACTCTATCCTACCTCATGTTTAGCGAGAAGAATAGAAGAAATATATGAAAGTTTTTCGAATTACGGTCTATTTTCTTTATAATTCCAGATGATTATGACAAAATAAAGAGCATAACTAATAAAAGGGGGCTTTCCCATGAAAGTGGCATTAGCATCTGATCACGGTGGTATACAATTACGCAATGAAATTCGCAATTTATTAGAAGAAATGAAGATAGAGCATGAAGACTTTGGTTGTGAGTGCGAGGGTTCGGTTGATTATCCTGATTACGCTTTACCTGTTGCCGAAAAAGTGGCAAGTGGTGAGTTTGATAAAGGAATTTTGATTTGTGGAACCGGAATCGGGATGAGCATCTCGGCGAATAAAGTAAAAGGCATTCGTTGTGCGCTTGTTCATGATCTTTTTTCAGCGAAGGCAACAAGAGAGCATAATGATACGAATATGCTAGCGATGGGAGAACGCGTCATTGGCCCTGGTTTAGCTCGAGAAATTGCACGTGTTTGGTTATCGACTGAATTTGAAGGTGGCCGTCATGAAAATCGACTGAATAAGATAACCCAATACGAAAATAAGTAGTAGGTGAATTCATGGACAACTTGATTCAAAACTGGAGAGATGAGCTTCATTCAATCTTGCAGGAATACCAAGAGCAAGCCAACTTGAAACCGGGACAAATCTTCGTAGTTGGCTGTTCAACTTCTGAAGTGAGCGGAGCAAAAATTGGTACAGCCGGTGCAACGGAAGTGGCAGTAATGCTGTACGATGAACTCAACAATTTTGCCAGAAAAAACGATCTTCAGCTGGCGTTTCAGTGCTGTGAACATTTAAACCGAGCGCTTGTGGTCGACCGAGCCCTTGCGGAAAAATTGGATTTGGCGGAAGTCACGGTTGTTCCGGCTAGAACAGCTGGTGGAGCAATGGCGACACTTGCGTATGAGCGCGCACAAGATGCGGTGGTCGTCGAACATATTGTGGCTCACGGCGGCATTGATATTGGTGATACGTTTATCGGCATGCATTTAAAGCATGTGGCGGTGCCTATTCGTGTTACAAAAAATCAAATCGGTAGTGCTCATGTCACCTTAGCTCGCACGCGACCAAAGTTGGTTGGTGGTATTCGTGCGGTTTATGAAAAAACTGTTGAAAATGAAAAATGTACTTGAGAAAGAGGTGCTCAGAGCATCTCTTTTTTTGAAAGGGTGAAATGCATGAAAACAACTCTATATTTAGTTCGACATGCTCATTCGGTTTATACGTCAGATGAGTATGAACGCCCATTGTCACGGCAAGGTTTCGAGGATGCTATTAAGGTAGCGGAT of Bacillus sp. 2205SS5-2 contains these proteins:
- the rpiB gene encoding ribose 5-phosphate isomerase B — protein: MKVALASDHGGIQLRNEIRNLLEEMKIEHEDFGCECEGSVDYPDYALPVAEKVASGEFDKGILICGTGIGMSISANKVKGIRCALVHDLFSAKATREHNDTNMLAMGERVIGPGLAREIARVWLSTEFEGGRHENRLNKITQYENK
- a CDS encoding TIGR01440 family protein, producing the protein MDNLIQNWRDELHSILQEYQEQANLKPGQIFVVGCSTSEVSGAKIGTAGATEVAVMLYDELNNFARKNDLQLAFQCCEHLNRALVVDRALAEKLDLAEVTVVPARTAGGAMATLAYERAQDAVVVEHIVAHGGIDIGDTFIGMHLKHVAVPIRVTKNQIGSAHVTLARTRPKLVGGIRAVYEKTVENEKCT